In the genome of Crassaminicella thermophila, the window TCCCCAAATCAGAATCAGAAGCGGCTCTAGTTACTACAATACCAGTTGCTACTGAAATTAATAAAGCGGGGATCTGACTCACTAAACCGTCACCAACAGTTAATAGAGTATATTTTTGTAAAGCCTCCATAAAGCCTAGTCCCTTACCAATCATTCCTAACGCAAAACCTGCTGTAATGTTAATAACAGTTATAATAATCCCTGCTATAGAATCACCTTTTACGAATTTACTAGCTCCATCCATAGATCCATAAAAGTCTGCTTCTCTTTGTATTAGCATTCTTCTTTCACGTGCTTCTGTTTCACTTATTAACCCAGAATTTAAATCTGCATCAATTGCCATTTGTTTTCCTGGCATTGCATCTAATGTAAATCTTGCAGCTACTTCTGATACCCTTTCAGCTCCTTTTGTAATTACCATAAATTGTATTATGATAATGATTAAAAATATAATAAAACCAACAACTGCATTTCCACCAATAACAAATTGACCAAATGCCTCAATCACATGACCAGCATTTCCTTTAGAAAGAATATATCTTGTTGTTGAAATATTTAATGATAATCTAAATAATGTAGTTAATAGTAGCATAGATGGAAAAATTGAAAACTGTAGAGGTTCTTTATTGTATATTGAAATCAATAAAATAAGCAAAGATAATGATATATTAAGGCTTAATAATACATCTAAAACAGTTAAAGGAATTGGTATAATTATTATCATAACGACAGCAATAACTGCAAGTGATACAACAATATCACCAAATTTCATTCTTTATTCCTCCTAATAAATATTTTTTATTCTGTATACATAAGCTAAAACCTCTGCAACTGCTTGATAAAGATCTGGAGGAATATAATCTCCTATATCAACAGCAAAATAAATTCCACGAGCCAACATTTTATTTTCAATAATTATAACGTTATTTTCCTTAGCTACTTCTTTAATTTTTTGTGCAATAAGGTCTTTTCCTTTTGCTAAAACAACTGGTGCATCTTCAAGTTTACTATCATACCTTATTGCAACAGCATAATGGGTTGGATTTGTAATAATAACATCAGCTTTTGGAACATCTTGCATCATTCTACTCATTGACATTTGACGTTGTTTTTCCTTAATTTTTGACCTTACCTGTGGATCTCCTTCAGTTTGTTTGTATTCTTCCTTTATTTCCTGTTTTGACATTCTTAGATCTTTTTCATATTCCCATTTCTGATAATAATAATCCAGTATGGCTAATATAATAAGAACAATAGCTGCTCGTAAACCAATATTTACTGTAATATTTCCTAAATACCCAACAATTTGAAGAATGTCCATATCTAAAATATTGATCATATTCTTTGACTGCTTCATTACATAACTAAACGTTATATATCCTACAGCAGAAAGTTTTACAAGAGATTTAAAAAATTCTATTAAAGGCTTTAAAGAAAAGAATTTCTTAAAGCCATTGATTGGATTGATTCTACTAAATTTAGGGAATAAAGATTTTGTTGTAAACAAAATACCTACTTGCATATAACTACAAATCAAACCAACAACAAAAGCAGTGCCTACAATTGGTACTACCATTTTCCCTAACAAAATAACCGTTAAAATAAACAATTTGTGAATTTCATTTGCTGTAAATAAATTTTCAGAATTTTTCATTCCTAAAAAAATATTTTTTGTAAATACAGTAATATTTCGATAATAATAACTTCCCATTAATCGCATGACATAAAAGGTAAATAGCAAGATTAGAGCTGAATTTATTTCTCTACTTTGTAAAACTTGACCTTCTTCTCTTGCTTTTTTTCTTTTTTTTGGAGTTGCTTTTTCAGTTTTTTCACCAGCAAAAGCTTGTAAATTTATTCTTAAAAAAAACATGCTCTCATCCTTTTGCCATAAAATTCACAAATTCATAAAGATTTTGGATCATATCATTAAATATATTTTGAAAAATACTAACATACAAAGGCAGTACCAATATAATAATCATCAGTCCTACTCCTATTTTAAGTGGCATTCCTACCACAAAAACATTCATTTGTGGCATGGTTCTGGCCAGTATTCCAAGTAATATATTGGTTATAAAAACTGAAATTAAAATTGGTGCACTCATTTTAAATGCAATATTAAAAGTAGTAATTAAAATTTCTATTAATTTTTTAACCATTAACATATTCATACTTAAACTTCCAAGAGCAATATTATTAAAACTATATTTTAATGCATAAATTAAAGTATGATGACCATTTATCGATAAAAATACCAACATTGCCATGATATAAAACATACTTCCAGTTATTGGAACTTGTGTATTGTCTTGTGGGTTCATCACAGTAGCCATAGTAAAACCTATTTGCATATCAACAATACTTCCTGTCAAATAAATTAAACTAAAAAAAAGATAACATACAAATCCTATCAGGATCCCTGTAAGCAATTCTTTCATACTTGTCAGTAGTAATAAATAAAAATTATTATTTACTAGATCTGCCTGTATTTTAATCACTGGAAAAAGAATGATAGCAAAAATCAAAGAAAATCCTATCTTTATAAAGATTGGTATGTTCTTGTGGTTGAAAAAAGGGGCAGAAATAAAAATACCTATAATTCTAGCAAAGACTAAAATAAAAACATCAACATTATTATATAATTGGGATATTATTTCCACATTAGCTCACCCAATCTATTGTATAAAATTATTTAAATTCATGAATAATCCTTCAGTATAATTCAAAATCCTGTTCAAAATCCATGGTCCAAAAATAATAATAGCAACCAACACTGATAATATCTTAGGAACAAAAGCAAGCGTTTGCTCTTGTATTTGTGTTGTAGCTTGAAAAACACTAACTGCCAAACCAACAATAAGTCCTAATACAAGCATTGGTGCTGATAATAATATTACATTTAGCATAGCTTGTTGAAGTAAATCAATAATTTGTCCTTCACTCATTTATTACACCTCTATTTAAATCCCATAATTAAAGATTTGATTATAAGGTTCCAACCATCTACTAGTATAAATAACAGGATCTTAAATGGCAATGAAATCATAACTGGCGGTAACATCATCATTCCCATTGACATAAGTGTACTTGCAACAACCATATCGATTACCACAAATGGAATAAATAATATATAGCCAATTTGAAATCCTGTTTTTAATTCACTAATAATAAAAGCTGGAATTAATGCTTTAGATGGAATATCTTCAAGACGTTTTGGCCTCTCACTCCCTGATATATCAATAAAAAGTGCTAAATCCTTTTCTCTTGTTTGCTTAAACATAAAACTTCTAATTGGTTTCATAGCATTATCTAAAGCTTCTTCTACAGAAATCTGTTTATTTAAATATGGTTGTATTGCTTTTTCATTTATTTCTGAACCTATTGGTGCCATTATAAAAAAAGTAAGAAAAAGAGCTAACCCAATAAGCACTTGATTAGGAGGTGTTGTTTGGGTAGCAATAGCTTTTCGTATAAATGATAATACAATAATAATTCTAGTAAAACATGTCATCATCATTAATATAGATGGCGCTAAGGCTAGTATAGTCAATAAAAATATTATCTCTAAGCTATTTGCTACCTCCGTTGGGTTTGTTGCTTTATCTATATTTATACCAATTTTTGGTATAGGAATTTTGGGTTCAGCAAAACAATTAGAAAATGAAAGAGCTAACAGAAATATCGTCAAGAGAATTATCAAGCAACTTCTTTTTACACCTTTTTTTCTCATTTTTTTTCGTCCTTATCTTTATAATATTCATTTTTTCTCCTCATTTTCTTTAATTTATTCATTATAGAAACTTTATTTATAGATGCTTCTTCTATGTACTTATCTAAATAGACATCAAAAGTATCATTGCTTTTTTCTAGCTGTGTACTTTTTATATTAAGTTTTATACTATCTTCATTTACTTTATCTATAAGCTCAATGCTTTGCTTTCCAACAGCTATAACATAATAAACTGTTCCAATATTAATCAAATATATAGATTTATCAATACCTAGAGGTATTTTTTCAATAATCTTAATATTTTTACCTTTGATCAACACAGCACCATTTTTAGCAATTAGCTTTGTTACTATATATGCTAATATTAGAATAAAAAAGAAAACTCCAATAACACTTATATAGTATTGAGTATCTGGTATAATGACAATTTCCCCTTTCAACTTACCCTAACACTTTTTTTACAGCTTCTACAACTCTATCTGCTTGAAAAGGCTTGACAATAAAATCTCCTGCTCCTGCTTGTATTGCTTCAATAACCATAGCTTGTTGTCCCATAGCTGAACACATAATGATTTTTGCTCCAGGATTTAACTTTTTTATTTCTCTAACAGCTTGTATCCCATCCACCTCAGGCATAGTAATATCCATAATAACTAATTCAGGGTTTAACTCCTTATATTTTTCAATTGCTTTTGCACCATTTTCAGCTTCTCCTACAACCTCAAATCCATATTTTGTAAGAACATCTTTAATCATCATTCTCATAAATGCAGCATCATCAACTACTAAAATTCCTTTTGCCATAATTATTCCTCCCTTTTATTTAATTCTATTTTATTTTTTTGTAGGATTAATAATATCTGTTATACGAATACCATAATTCTCATCAATTACAACTACTTCACCCTTAGCCATAAATTTTCCATTTACCAATATATCTAAGGGTTCACCTACTAATTTATCTAACTCTATAACAGTTCCTGGTGAAAACTCTAAAATTTCACTTATTTTTTTAATGGTTCTTCCTAACTCTACAGTAATTTCTAATGGAACATCTCTAATTAAACTAATATTTTCCTTTTCCTTATTTGAATATGTTTCGTCAAACGATTGAAATTGAACAGGTTGTACATTTACAGGCGTTTGCCTAGGCATACTCATAGGTTCTGTTATAGAAGAATTTTTTGTATAACTATTATCTAAATACTGATCACTATTTTGATTATTTTGTTCTTCCTTAATTTCAAAAATCTCATTATTATTTGATTGATTTTTTTCACTAATAGAATCATTATTTGTATAATTACTAGAACTACTACTAAATAATTTATTTACTAATTCTTTAGCAAAATCAATAGGCATAATTTGCATAATTTCACTATCAATAAGATTTCCAACTACCATCTTAAAAGCAACTTTAACAATTTTATCATTGCTATTAAGAGATTCTAAAGCTTCTAATCCAGTTGAAAAGTTCATAGAC includes:
- the flhB gene encoding flagellar biosynthesis protein FlhB translates to MFFLRINLQAFAGEKTEKATPKKRKKAREEGQVLQSREINSALILLFTFYVMRLMGSYYYRNITVFTKNIFLGMKNSENLFTANEIHKLFILTVILLGKMVVPIVGTAFVVGLICSYMQVGILFTTKSLFPKFSRINPINGFKKFFSLKPLIEFFKSLVKLSAVGYITFSYVMKQSKNMINILDMDILQIVGYLGNITVNIGLRAAIVLIILAILDYYYQKWEYEKDLRMSKQEIKEEYKQTEGDPQVRSKIKEKQRQMSMSRMMQDVPKADVIITNPTHYAVAIRYDSKLEDAPVVLAKGKDLIAQKIKEVAKENNVIIIENKMLARGIYFAVDIGDYIPPDLYQAVAEVLAYVYRIKNIY
- the fliR gene encoding flagellar biosynthetic protein FliR, which produces MEIISQLYNNVDVFILVFARIIGIFISAPFFNHKNIPIFIKIGFSLIFAIILFPVIKIQADLVNNNFYLLLLTSMKELLTGILIGFVCYLFFSLIYLTGSIVDMQIGFTMATVMNPQDNTQVPITGSMFYIMAMLVFLSINGHHTLIYALKYSFNNIALGSLSMNMLMVKKLIEILITTFNIAFKMSAPILISVFITNILLGILARTMPQMNVFVVGMPLKIGVGLMIIILVLPLYVSIFQNIFNDMIQNLYEFVNFMAKG
- the fliQ gene encoding flagellar biosynthesis protein FliQ; protein product: MSEGQIIDLLQQAMLNVILLSAPMLVLGLIVGLAVSVFQATTQIQEQTLAFVPKILSVLVAIIIFGPWILNRILNYTEGLFMNLNNFIQ
- the fliP gene encoding flagellar type III secretion system pore protein FliP (The bacterial flagellar biogenesis protein FliP forms a type III secretion system (T3SS)-type pore required for flagellar assembly.); the encoded protein is MRKKGVKRSCLIILLTIFLLALSFSNCFAEPKIPIPKIGINIDKATNPTEVANSLEIIFLLTILALAPSILMMMTCFTRIIIVLSFIRKAIATQTTPPNQVLIGLALFLTFFIMAPIGSEINEKAIQPYLNKQISVEEALDNAMKPIRSFMFKQTREKDLALFIDISGSERPKRLEDIPSKALIPAFIISELKTGFQIGYILFIPFVVIDMVVASTLMSMGMMMLPPVMISLPFKILLFILVDGWNLIIKSLIMGFK
- a CDS encoding flagellar biosynthetic protein FliO, whose translation is MKGEIVIIPDTQYYISVIGVFFFILILAYIVTKLIAKNGAVLIKGKNIKIIEKIPLGIDKSIYLINIGTVYYVIAVGKQSIELIDKVNEDSIKLNIKSTQLEKSNDTFDVYLDKYIEEASINKVSIMNKLKKMRRKNEYYKDKDEKK
- a CDS encoding response regulator → MAKGILVVDDAAFMRMMIKDVLTKYGFEVVGEAENGAKAIEKYKELNPELVIMDITMPEVDGIQAVREIKKLNPGAKIIMCSAMGQQAMVIEAIQAGAGDFIVKPFQADRVVEAVKKVLG
- the fliY gene encoding flagellar motor switch phosphatase FliY, which gives rise to MSDMLSQEEIDALLKGTSQISQDIGEELDDNEKDALGEIGNISMGTAATTLFTLLGQKVTITTPKVSILTMNELAKQYTVPFVVVEVKYKEGIEGTNLLVLQEDDVKVITDLMMGGDGTNTSGELTELHLSAIGEAMNQMVGSSATSLSEMFHSKIDINPPKTMSMNFSTGLEALESLNSNDKIVKVAFKMVVGNLIDSEIMQIMPIDFAKELVNKLFSSSSSNYTNNDSISEKNQSNNNEIFEIKEEQNNQNSDQYLDNSYTKNSSITEPMSMPRQTPVNVQPVQFQSFDETYSNKEKENISLIRDVPLEITVELGRTIKKISEILEFSPGTVIELDKLVGEPLDILVNGKFMAKGEVVVIDENYGIRITDIINPTKK